The Pyrus communis chromosome 14, drPyrComm1.1, whole genome shotgun sequence sequence AACTTCAGCTTTGGTTTTCATCAATAACGCTCCCAGTTCCCCCTCTCTCTGACTAGATGCAGATTTTATCTGCTCCACCAGTTCATGAGCACTTCTTAGCTGCACGGTGCTCTGAATTTGTTCTTCATGGTATTTGGTCTCAGCAGTTTCAAGACTAGATCTTAGCCGTGCCACTTCGGACTTCAAGTCATGAAGTTCTGCCTCAGTCTGGTTTGGCTCCATAGTCTCTtgcttttcttcaaatttttgcTGAAGCTCATTGTTACCAGCCTGATTTTGTGAAATGTTGCTGCTTGCATTAATCAGGTCAGCCTTGAGTTTGCTAACAAGTTCTTCTAGTAAATTTACACGTGCCCTTGACTGATCTAACTCCGAAGCAATGGATTTGTAAGCTTCTGTCGATTTCATGCCATCGAACCTGAGTGCCTCCATTGCTGTTCTCGCGGACTCCAGCTGCAGTAGGGTTTCACTAACCATTGCTTGTGCTTGAGCTTCGGATTCCTTACAGTCCTTCAATTGTGTTTTCATGTTCTCCACAAGAGAAAGTGTTTCAGCCAAGTTTTCTTTCAAGATTTGAAGCTCAGCGTTTGTTGATTCTGCATGCTTTATCTGATCAGCCTCAGATGCAGCCACCACTTCAAGCTGCGCCTTAAGCCTCTCAATCTCATCAACAGCAGATGCCAAGGCAGCTGAGTCAACTGAGTGCTGCTTCTGCAGAGTCTCAAGCTCGGACTGCCACGCTTGGTCTCTTTCCTGTGAAATCTTGTGGAGCTTGATAACACGAGCTTCCTCAGAAATAGAAAGCTCAGGAAGCAGCAGCTGGGATTCTTCGAGCTTTGAGGACAAGGCCAGTACTTGCTTCTTGGACTCCTCGGCATCTTGCTGAGCTTGCTTCTTGCATGATTCACAAGATTGCAGCTCGTTCTTTGCTTTCTTCAGATCCTCTTGGAGCTGAGAAATCTGAGATTCCAACTCGGATATTCTACTTGGGCCCTTCTTCTGCGTCAAGGACAGAGATTAAGTTTTAGAATTTTTTGTATCTCAAGAAAGACATAGACAATGCACGCAACACAAGCATTTTTACTTGCAAATCCCACCACAGCCAAAAAAATTACCCAATTGAAGGTAATTTTTGGGAAAGACAAAGATAAAGAAAACTACTGAGGCCAGGCTAATGTGTCGAATTGTGATGGAGAACTTTAAGATGGAAACAAAATTT is a genomic window containing:
- the LOC137716385 gene encoding interactor of constitutive active ROPs 3-like, which translates into the protein MQTPKARSGSSEVPQRVSPPQRVSPPQKVSPSQKVSPRVARQLRPTALETTDSASTSSQAKRATKDRSPKVTERRSPRTPVFEKKGPSRISELESQISQLQEDLKKAKNELQSCESCKKQAQQDAEESKKQVLALSSKLEESQLLLPELSISEEARVIKLHKISQERDQAWQSELETLQKQHSVDSAALASAVDEIERLKAQLEVVAASEADQIKHAESTNAELQILKENLAETLSLVENMKTQLKDCKESEAQAQAMVSETLLQLESARTAMEALRFDGMKSTEAYKSIASELDQSRARVNLLEELVSKLKADLINASSNISQNQAGNNELQQKFEEKQETMEPNQTEAELHDLKSEVARLRSSLETAETKYHEEQIQSTVQLRSAHELVEQIKSASSQREGELGALLMKTKAEVEELKTHLMDKETELQGITEENEGLNSKLEKSLSCQREYELEKELKELKGHVTDLKAYLMDKETELQSISEENETLRLEINKSQSKANDKVEAEVEAAKCAEREALVKLGIVMEEADKSSKKVARVAEQLEAAQAANAEMEAELRRLKVQSNQWRKAAEAAATMLSSGNNGKLMERTGSLDSSYNHVSGKFGSPDSEDMDDDLLKKKNGNMLKKIGVFWKKPQK